One genomic window of Streptobacillus ratti includes the following:
- a CDS encoding hydroxymethylglutaryl-CoA synthase has translation MKIGIDKIGVEFSDKYLDIKDLAIARNVDVDKFVKGIGQLEMSFTSKNQDIVTLAIKASRDILTEKDKKDIDLVIFGTESSIDESKAASIYIKNYLGINDYCKCIEIKQACFGATAGLDYAKAHIAINPNSKVLVIAADIAKYGKNTGGEVTQGAGAIAMLVSSNPSIVIFNNDEISCSEDIMDFWRPTYSKYALVDGKFSVEKYLELLKKAYSEYSRLNDVDFRAICLHVPYTKMAYKGLNSITNDEKLLKEFEASVIYNKRIGNIYTGSLYLSMLSLILNSKNIKPGDKIGMFSYGSGAVAEFFSVTLAEKYKESLNKENIEYKINSRKRYSVKEYEDIFFEDINLDETGSIDLGNIDDDAYLKEISNHKRIYEVRNYVEK, from the coding sequence TGTAGATGTAGATAAATTTGTTAAAGGTATAGGACAACTTGAAATGTCATTTACTTCTAAAAATCAAGATATAGTTACTCTTGCAATAAAAGCATCAAGAGATATTTTGACAGAAAAGGATAAAAAAGATATAGATTTAGTCATATTTGGAACTGAATCTTCTATAGATGAATCTAAGGCTGCTAGTATATATATTAAAAACTACTTAGGAATTAATGATTATTGTAAGTGCATAGAAATAAAACAAGCATGTTTTGGAGCTACAGCAGGACTTGATTATGCTAAGGCACATATTGCAATAAATCCTAATTCTAAGGTTCTTGTAATAGCAGCAGATATAGCAAAATATGGTAAGAATACAGGAGGAGAAGTAACTCAAGGTGCAGGTGCAATAGCTATGTTAGTATCTAGTAATCCAAGTATAGTAATATTTAATAATGATGAGATTTCTTGTAGTGAAGATATTATGGATTTTTGGAGACCAACTTATTCAAAATACGCATTAGTAGATGGTAAATTTTCAGTTGAAAAATATTTAGAATTACTTAAAAAAGCATATAGTGAGTATAGTCGTTTAAATGATGTTGATTTCAGGGCTATATGTTTACATGTTCCATATACTAAAATGGCATATAAAGGGTTAAATAGTATAACAAATGATGAAAAATTATTGAAAGAATTTGAAGCAAGTGTTATATATAACAAAAGGATAGGTAATATTTATACAGGTTCTCTATACTTATCTATGCTTTCTTTAATACTTAATTCTAAAAATATTAAACCTGGAGATAAAATAGGAATGTTTAGTTATGGCTCAGGAGCTGTTGCTGAATTTTTCTCTGTAACTTTAGCTGAAAAATATAAGGAAAGTTTAAATAAAGAAAATATAGAATACAAAATAAATAGTAGAAAGAGATATTCTGTTAAAGAATATGAAGATATATTTTTTGAAGATATTAATTTAGATGAAACAGGAAGTATAGATTTAGGAAATATAGATGATGATGCTTACTTAAAAGAAATATCAAATCATAAAAGAATATATGAAGTGAGAAATTATGTGGAAAAATAG